One genomic window of Comamonas serinivorans includes the following:
- a CDS encoding MFS transporter, which yields MFKPRWSPFIWICYAMCVGVMGTALASPLYPLYQAQWGLRTSTLTQLFVVYMFGAMASLLFLGRATQRFGFLPVLRIGLFTMTGGVLLSMLSNGPGLFAVSRTLIGLASGMITTSSAIGLVRVARSADPKRTSAAITVIMTLGFGMGPLLGGLMAQIAPWPLRSAYLPTLLMGALACHALFKVRAIPRHHAPANLPQGWSLWLPRLALPADLRLRRYFWLGAAGAFSSFGLFSLYASLAPSFMQKLLPWSGPLVGGLSIATILFLSAGVQLAARPFANKQIVLVSACAMVAANLVLLATNELGSPLLFAASVLVTALAHGLANVGGMAVIQKICTDAERPTILASYLVVGYLGTIVPILAVGWLTDLIGLTHALDVFTVVMALLSAAIATLVWRTPPLLVAPGLPPA from the coding sequence ATGTTCAAGCCCCGCTGGTCGCCCTTCATCTGGATCTGCTACGCCATGTGCGTCGGCGTCATGGGGACGGCCTTGGCGAGCCCGCTCTACCCGCTGTATCAGGCGCAATGGGGCTTGCGCACCAGCACGCTCACGCAGCTGTTCGTGGTCTACATGTTTGGCGCCATGGCCAGCCTGCTGTTTTTGGGGCGAGCCACGCAGCGCTTCGGGTTTCTGCCGGTGCTGCGCATCGGCCTGTTCACCATGACAGGCGGGGTGCTGCTGTCCATGCTGTCCAACGGGCCGGGGCTGTTTGCCGTCAGCCGCACCTTGATCGGCCTGGCCTCCGGCATGATCACCACCTCCTCGGCCATCGGCCTGGTGCGCGTCGCACGCAGCGCCGATCCCAAGCGCACGTCGGCGGCGATCACCGTCATCATGACGCTGGGCTTTGGCATGGGCCCGCTGCTGGGCGGCCTCATGGCACAGATTGCGCCCTGGCCGCTGCGCTCGGCCTACCTGCCCACCCTGCTCATGGGCGCCCTGGCCTGCCATGCCCTGTTCAAGGTGCGCGCCATCCCGCGACACCACGCGCCGGCCAACTTGCCTCAGGGCTGGTCGCTCTGGCTGCCGCGCCTGGCCTTGCCGGCCGACCTGCGCCTGCGCCGCTACTTCTGGCTGGGCGCCGCGGGCGCATTCAGCTCGTTCGGCCTGTTCAGCCTCTATGCCTCGCTGGCGCCCAGCTTCATGCAAAAGCTGCTGCCCTGGAGCGGCCCGCTGGTCGGCGGCCTCTCCATCGCCACCATCCTGTTCCTGTCGGCGGGCGTGCAGCTGGCGGCCCGGCCGTTTGCCAACAAGCAGATCGTGCTGGTGAGTGCCTGCGCCATGGTGGCGGCCAACCTGGTGCTGCTGGCGACGAATGAGCTGGGCTCGCCGCTGTTGTTCGCGGCCTCGGTGCTGGTGACCGCGCTGGCCCACGGTCTGGCCAACGTCGGCGGCATGGCCGTGATCCAGAAGATCTGCACCGACGCCGAGCGCCCGACCATCCTGGCGTCCTACCTGGTGGTGGGCTACCTGGGCACCATCGTGCCCATCCTGGCCGTCGGGTGGCTGACCGACCTCATCGGCCTGACCCACGCCCTGGACGTGTTCACCGTCGTCATGGCCCTGTTGAGCGCCGCGATTGCCACCCTGGTGTGGCGCACCCCGCC
- the rpsO gene encoding 30S ribosomal protein S15, which produces MISAENKAQVVKDNARAANDTGSPEVQVAILTARINELTPHFKQHAKDHHGRRGLLRMVSRRRKLLDYLKQKDADRYLALIAKLGLRK; this is translated from the coding sequence ATGATTTCTGCCGAAAACAAGGCTCAGGTTGTCAAAGACAACGCCCGCGCTGCCAACGACACGGGCAGCCCCGAAGTGCAAGTGGCCATCCTGACCGCTCGCATCAACGAGCTGACGCCTCACTTCAAGCAGCACGCCAAGGACCACCACGGTCGTCGCGGCCTGCTGCGCATGGTGAGCCGTCGTCGCAAGCTGCTCGACTACCTGAAGCAGAAAGACGCCGACCGTTACCTGGCGCTGATCGCCAAGTTGGGTCTGCGCAAGTAA
- the pnp gene encoding polyribonucleotide nucleotidyltransferase: MSMFNKITKTFEWGGKTVVMETGEVARQATGAVLVNIDGTVVLATVVASKNAKPGQDFFPLTVDYIEKTYAAGKIPGSFFKREAKPSELETLTSRLIDRPIRPLFPEGFFNEVHVVIHTVSLNPEVDADIAAMIAVSAALSISGIPFNGPIGAARVGYINNEYVLNPGQTARKSSKLDLVVAGTEQAVLMVESEAQQLPEDVMLGAVVFGHEQGKIAIEAIHELVREAGKPLWVENGAWAPEVKDEAFVAKVGALAEDKLRAAYQIRSKQARTQALRQAQADVLAALKDEGVTFDAVKVEGLLFEIEARIVRGQILEGEPRIDGRDTRTVRPIEIRNSVLPRTHGSALFTRGETQALVVTTLGTERDAQRIDALAGEFEDRFLFHYNMPPFATGEVGRMGSTKRREVGHGRLAKRALVAVLPSKDEFPYTVRVVSEITESNGSSSMASVCGGCLSMMDAGVPMKAHVAGIAMGLIKDGNRFAVLTDILGDEDHLGDMDFKVAGTTNGITALQMDIKIEGITKDIMQIALAQAKEARMHILGKMQEAMGEAKADVSEFAPRLTTIKINPEKIRDVIGKGGAVIRGLQEETGTQINIDEDGTITIASTDPAMADVAKKRIEAITAEVEVGSVYEGPIVKILDFGALVNVLPGKDGLLHISQIAHERVEKVSDYLQEGQVVRVKVLEVNDRGQIKLSLKALQERPEGLDDGRGERAERGERSERGERGERPRRERSDRGERSERGDRVERGERPERAERSERQERDDERQGAEQQQQQQQ, from the coding sequence ATGTCCATGTTCAACAAAATCACCAAGACCTTCGAGTGGGGCGGCAAGACCGTCGTCATGGAAACGGGCGAAGTGGCCCGCCAGGCCACGGGCGCGGTGCTCGTCAACATCGACGGCACGGTGGTGCTGGCCACGGTCGTGGCCTCCAAAAACGCCAAGCCCGGTCAGGACTTCTTCCCGCTGACCGTCGATTACATCGAGAAGACCTACGCAGCCGGCAAGATCCCCGGCAGCTTCTTCAAGCGTGAAGCCAAGCCCAGCGAACTGGAAACGCTGACCAGCCGCCTGATCGACCGCCCGATCCGCCCGCTGTTCCCTGAAGGCTTCTTCAACGAAGTGCACGTGGTGATCCACACCGTGTCGCTGAATCCCGAAGTGGATGCCGACATCGCCGCCATGATCGCCGTGTCGGCCGCGCTGTCGATTTCCGGTATTCCGTTCAACGGCCCCATTGGCGCCGCGCGCGTGGGCTACATCAACAACGAATACGTGCTGAACCCGGGCCAGACCGCGCGCAAGAGCAGCAAGCTGGACCTGGTGGTGGCCGGCACCGAGCAGGCCGTGCTGATGGTCGAGTCGGAAGCGCAGCAGTTGCCCGAAGACGTCATGCTGGGCGCCGTGGTCTTTGGTCATGAGCAAGGCAAGATCGCCATTGAGGCCATCCACGAACTGGTGCGCGAAGCCGGCAAGCCCCTGTGGGTCGAAAACGGCGCCTGGGCGCCCGAAGTCAAGGACGAGGCTTTCGTCGCCAAAGTCGGCGCGCTGGCCGAAGACAAGCTGCGTGCGGCCTACCAGATCCGCAGCAAGCAGGCCCGCACGCAAGCCCTGCGTCAGGCACAGGCCGATGTGCTGGCCGCGCTGAAGGACGAGGGCGTGACCTTCGACGCCGTGAAGGTGGAAGGCCTGCTGTTCGAGATCGAAGCCCGCATCGTGCGCGGCCAGATCCTGGAAGGCGAACCCCGCATCGACGGCCGCGACACGCGCACCGTGCGCCCGATCGAGATCCGCAACTCCGTGCTGCCGCGCACCCATGGCTCGGCCCTGTTCACGCGCGGCGAGACGCAGGCCCTGGTCGTCACCACGCTGGGCACCGAGCGCGATGCGCAGCGCATCGACGCGCTGGCCGGCGAGTTCGAAGACCGCTTCCTGTTCCACTACAACATGCCTCCCTTCGCCACGGGCGAAGTCGGCCGCATGGGCTCGACCAAGCGCCGCGAAGTCGGCCACGGACGCCTGGCCAAGCGCGCCCTGGTGGCGGTGCTGCCGAGCAAGGACGAGTTCCCCTACACCGTGCGCGTGGTGTCCGAGATCACCGAATCCAATGGCTCGTCGTCGATGGCGTCGGTCTGCGGCGGCTGCCTGTCGATGATGGACGCCGGCGTGCCCATGAAGGCGCACGTGGCCGGCATCGCCATGGGTCTGATCAAGGACGGCAACCGCTTTGCCGTGCTGACCGACATCCTGGGCGATGAGGACCACCTGGGCGACATGGACTTCAAGGTGGCCGGCACGACCAACGGCATCACCGCCTTGCAGATGGACATCAAGATCGAGGGCATCACCAAGGACATCATGCAGATCGCCCTGGCGCAGGCCAAGGAAGCGCGCATGCACATCCTGGGCAAGATGCAGGAGGCCATGGGCGAAGCCAAGGCCGATGTGTCCGAGTTCGCGCCGCGCCTGACCACGATCAAGATCAACCCCGAGAAGATCCGCGACGTGATCGGCAAGGGTGGCGCGGTCATCCGCGGCCTGCAGGAAGAAACCGGCACGCAGATCAACATCGACGAAGACGGCACCATCACCATCGCGTCGACCGACCCGGCCATGGCCGATGTGGCCAAGAAGCGCATCGAGGCCATCACGGCCGAGGTGGAAGTGGGCTCGGTCTACGAAGGCCCCATCGTCAAGATCCTGGACTTCGGCGCCCTGGTCAACGTGCTGCCCGGCAAGGATGGTCTGCTGCACATCAGCCAGATCGCCCACGAGCGCGTGGAAAAGGTGAGCGACTACCTGCAAGAAGGTCAGGTCGTGCGCGTGAAGGTGCTCGAGGTCAACGACCGCGGCCAGATCAAGCTGTCGCTGAAGGCGTTGCAAGAACGTCCCGAGGGCCTGGATGACGGCCGTGGCGAGCGCGCAGAACGTGGTGAGCGTTCGGAGCGTGGCGAACGCGGCGAGCGTCCGCGCCGCGAGCGTTCTGATCGTGGTGAGCGTTCGGAGCGTGGCGACCGTGTGGAACGTGGCGAGCGCCCGGAGCGCGCCGAACGCAGCGAACGCCAGGAGCGTGACGACGAGCGTCAAGGCGCGGAGCAACAGCAGCAACAGCAGCAGTGA
- a CDS encoding NAD(P)H-quinone oxidoreductase, with product MKAIEIQSVGGPEQLVLVDRPDPVPGVGELLIRVRASGVNRPDVLQRKGNYPVPPGTSDIPGLEVAGDIVAGDEAALREAGFKLGDRVCALVAGGGYAELCVAPVGQCLPVPKGLSDVDAASLPETYFTVWSNVFDRGRLQAGETLLIQGGTSGIGVTAIQLGKAAGATVIVTCGSDDKCQACLDLGADHAINYKTEDFEARALEITGGKGVDVILDMVAGDYVAREVKSLAEDGRLVIIAVQGGTRSEVNAGLILRKRLTVTGSTLRPRPVAFKAAIARSLRQTVWPWIESGRLKPVVDTVYGAAAAEGGLTTGAAQAHALMESGQHMGKIVLDWSKA from the coding sequence ATGAAAGCCATTGAAATTCAATCCGTTGGCGGCCCCGAGCAGCTGGTGCTGGTGGACCGTCCCGATCCTGTGCCGGGCGTCGGCGAGCTGCTGATCCGTGTGCGCGCTTCGGGGGTGAACCGTCCCGATGTGTTGCAGCGCAAGGGCAACTACCCCGTGCCGCCCGGAACGTCCGACATCCCCGGCCTGGAAGTGGCCGGTGACATCGTGGCGGGCGACGAAGCGGCGCTGCGTGAAGCCGGCTTCAAGCTCGGTGACCGCGTGTGTGCGCTGGTGGCGGGCGGTGGTTACGCCGAGCTGTGCGTGGCGCCGGTGGGGCAGTGCCTGCCCGTGCCGAAGGGTTTGAGCGATGTCGACGCTGCGTCGCTGCCGGAGACCTACTTCACGGTCTGGAGCAACGTGTTCGACCGCGGGCGCCTGCAGGCGGGTGAGACCTTGTTGATCCAGGGTGGCACCAGCGGCATTGGCGTCACGGCGATTCAGCTGGGCAAGGCGGCGGGTGCCACGGTCATCGTGACCTGTGGCAGCGACGACAAGTGCCAGGCCTGTCTGGATCTGGGCGCCGACCACGCCATCAACTACAAGACCGAGGACTTCGAGGCCCGCGCGCTGGAGATCACGGGCGGCAAGGGCGTGGACGTCATCCTTGACATGGTGGCGGGCGACTACGTGGCGCGCGAGGTGAAAAGCCTGGCCGAAGACGGTCGCCTGGTCATCATCGCCGTGCAGGGTGGCACGCGTTCCGAGGTGAACGCCGGTCTCATCCTGCGCAAGCGCCTGACGGTGACGGGCTCCACGCTGAGGCCGCGTCCCGTGGCGTTCAAGGCGGCAATCGCCCGGTCGCTGCGCCAGACCGTCTGGCCCTGGATCGAGTCGGGCCGGCTCAAGCCCGTGGTGGACACCGTCTACGGTGCCGCCGCGGCGGAGGGTGGCTTGACCACGGGTGCGGCCCAGGCACATGCCTTGATGGAAAGCGGCCAGCACATGGGCAAGATCGTTCTGGACTGGAGCAAGGCATGA
- the tpiA gene encoding triose-phosphate isomerase, protein MRRKLIAGNWKMNGSQAANDALVQAVLAGLPAGACDVAVCPPALYVPQVHGLLQAQNAVALGAQDVSAHETGAYTGDVSAAMLKEFGVRYAIVGHSERRQYQHEGDELVAIKAQRLLAAGITPIVCVGESLAEREAGQTEAVVKRQLAAVTHLNGKCVSEIVVAYEPVWAIGTGKTATPEQAQAVHAALRAQLAVAVADAGKVRILYGGSMNAGNAAELLAQPDIDGGLIGGAALKAPDFLSIIGAATQAAH, encoded by the coding sequence ATGAGGCGCAAGTTGATTGCAGGCAACTGGAAGATGAACGGCAGCCAGGCGGCCAACGACGCGTTGGTGCAGGCGGTTCTGGCGGGCCTGCCTGCGGGTGCCTGCGACGTGGCGGTCTGCCCGCCGGCGCTGTATGTGCCGCAGGTGCACGGCTTGCTGCAGGCGCAGAACGCCGTGGCGCTGGGGGCGCAGGATGTCTCGGCACACGAAACGGGCGCCTACACGGGTGATGTGTCGGCGGCGATGCTGAAGGAATTCGGCGTGCGCTACGCCATCGTGGGCCACAGCGAACGGCGCCAGTATCAGCATGAAGGCGACGAGCTCGTGGCCATCAAGGCGCAGCGCCTGCTGGCGGCGGGCATCACGCCCATTGTCTGCGTGGGCGAGAGCCTGGCCGAGCGCGAGGCCGGTCAGACCGAGGCCGTGGTCAAGCGTCAGCTGGCGGCGGTCACACACCTGAACGGCAAATGCGTGAGCGAGATCGTGGTCGCCTACGAGCCGGTCTGGGCCATTGGCACGGGCAAGACGGCCACGCCCGAGCAGGCCCAGGCGGTGCATGCCGCGCTGCGCGCGCAGCTGGCGGTGGCGGTGGCCGATGCGGGCAAGGTCCGCATCCTGTACGGCGGCAGCATGAATGCCGGCAACGCCGCCGAACTGTTGGCTCAGCCTGACATCGACGGCGGCCTGATCGGCGGTGCGGCGCTCAAGGCCCCCGACTTCCTCAGCATCATCGGTGCGGCCACGCAGGCTGCGCATTGA
- the secG gene encoding preprotein translocase subunit SecG, whose amino-acid sequence MSIFATLLLVLQIASALAMIGLILLQHGKGADMGAAFGSGSSGSLFGASGSANFLSRSTAVAATVFLATTLALAATGGPQRGAAGSGSVFGNEASTPAVPTPAASIPAPTASEVAAPAASVPAPAASGVGAIPGQ is encoded by the coding sequence ATGTCCATTTTTGCAACCCTTTTGCTGGTGCTGCAGATCGCGTCTGCCCTGGCGATGATCGGCCTCATCCTGCTGCAGCACGGCAAGGGCGCCGACATGGGCGCTGCCTTCGGCAGCGGCTCGTCCGGCAGCCTGTTCGGTGCGTCCGGCAGTGCCAATTTCCTGTCCCGTTCGACGGCTGTGGCCGCGACCGTTTTTCTGGCGACCACGCTGGCGCTGGCTGCCACCGGCGGCCCTCAGCGCGGTGCGGCGGGCAGTGGCAGCGTGTTCGGCAATGAGGCGAGTACACCCGCGGTGCCGACGCCTGCGGCTTCCATTCCGGCGCCTACTGCCTCTGAGGTGGCCGCGCCGGCCGCGTCCGTGCCAGCTCCTGCTGCGTCGGGTGTGGGGGCCATCCCGGGTCAGTGA
- a CDS encoding NADH-quinone oxidoreductase subunit A: MDLSAYFPVFLFIVIGLAVGAICLGVGTLVGPNRPGDVKNAPYECGFEAFEDARMKFDVRYYLVAILFILFDLEIAFLVPWAVALKEVGAVGFAAVVIFLTVLVVGFVYEWKKGALEWE, translated from the coding sequence ATGGACCTCTCAGCCTATTTCCCGGTTTTTCTTTTCATCGTGATTGGCTTGGCGGTCGGTGCCATCTGTCTCGGGGTGGGCACGCTCGTTGGGCCCAATCGTCCCGGTGACGTCAAGAACGCCCCTTACGAATGTGGCTTCGAGGCCTTCGAAGACGCGCGCATGAAGTTCGATGTGCGCTATTACCTCGTCGCCATCTTGTTCATCCTGTTCGACCTGGAAATCGCCTTCCTGGTGCCCTGGGCCGTCGCGCTCAAGGAAGTGGGTGCCGTGGGCTTTGCAGCCGTGGTCATTTTCCTGACCGTGCTGGTGGTCGGCTTTGTGTACGAATGGAAAAAGGGTGCGCTGGAGTGGGAGTGA
- a CDS encoding NuoB/complex I 20 kDa subunit family protein translates to MVEDVQDKGFVVTQVDKVVNWAKTGSIWPVTFGLACCAVEMMHAAAARYDIGRFGAEVFRASPRQADLMIVAGTLCNKMAPALRRVYEQMAEPRWVISMGSCANGGGYYHYSYSVVRGCDRIVPVDVYVPGCPPTAEALIYGIIQLQQKIRRTNSIARY, encoded by the coding sequence ATGGTGGAAGATGTGCAGGATAAGGGCTTTGTCGTCACGCAAGTCGACAAGGTCGTGAACTGGGCCAAGACTGGCTCGATCTGGCCCGTGACCTTTGGTTTGGCCTGCTGCGCGGTGGAGATGATGCATGCCGCGGCAGCGCGCTACGACATCGGCCGCTTCGGCGCTGAAGTGTTCCGCGCCAGCCCCCGTCAGGCTGACCTGATGATCGTGGCCGGCACGCTGTGCAACAAGATGGCGCCGGCCTTGCGTCGCGTGTACGAACAGATGGCCGAGCCCCGCTGGGTCATCTCGATGGGGTCTTGCGCCAACGGTGGGGGCTACTACCACTACAGCTATTCGGTGGTGCGTGGATGCGATCGCATCGTGCCGGTCGACGTCTACGTGCCGGGCTGCCCGCCGACGGCCGAGGCGCTCATCTACGGCATCATTCAGCTGCAGCAGAAGATCCGCCGCACCAACTCCATTGCACGGTACTGA
- a CDS encoding NADH-quinone oxidoreductase subunit C encodes MTVAAIAPEVLAQNIADALGGLAQDVHLARGEVTVTVAAADYLTAMRTLRDHALCKFEQLIDLCGVDYSTYRDDVWNGLRFAVTSHLLSMSLNQRVRVRTFCADDEFPALPTLCGVWAAANWFEREAFDLFGIVFEGHDDLRRILTDYGFIGHPFRKDFPLSGHVEMRFDAERKRVVYEPVSIEPREVTPRIIREDNYGGLH; translated from the coding sequence ATGACTGTTGCTGCGATCGCGCCCGAAGTGCTGGCGCAAAACATTGCCGACGCCCTGGGTGGCCTGGCGCAAGACGTGCATCTGGCGCGTGGCGAAGTCACCGTGACGGTGGCGGCTGCCGACTACCTCACGGCCATGCGAACCCTGCGCGACCACGCGCTGTGCAAATTTGAACAGCTGATCGACCTGTGTGGTGTGGATTACTCCACCTACCGCGACGACGTGTGGAACGGCCTGCGTTTTGCCGTCACCAGCCACCTGCTGTCGATGAGCCTGAACCAGCGCGTGCGCGTGCGCACCTTCTGCGCCGATGACGAGTTCCCGGCACTGCCGACGCTGTGTGGCGTGTGGGCCGCGGCCAACTGGTTCGAGCGCGAAGCCTTCGACCTGTTCGGCATCGTGTTCGAAGGCCATGACGACCTGCGTCGCATCCTGACCGACTACGGCTTCATCGGCCACCCGTTCCGCAAGGACTTCCCGCTGTCGGGTCATGTGGAAATGCGCTTCGACGCCGAGCGCAAGCGCGTGGTGTACGAGCCGGTGTCGATCGAGCCCCGCGAAGTCACGCCCCGCATCATCCGCGAAGACAACTACGGAGGCCTGCACTGA
- a CDS encoding NADH-quinone oxidoreductase subunit D: MAEIKNYTLNFGPQHPAAHGVLRLVLELDGEVVQRADPHIGLLHRATEKLAEHKTFIQALPYMDRLDYVSMMCNEHAYCLAVEKLLGIEVPIRAQYIRVMFSEITRIMNHLMWLGSSGNDAGSSTALIYTFREREDLFDMYEAVSGARMHAAYFRPGGVYRDLPETMPQYKANKIRNAKALEALNDLRKGSLLDFIDDFTQRFPACVDEYETLLTDNRIWKQRNVGIGVIEPDRAINLGLTGPMLRGSGVAWDLRKKQPYEVYDRMDFDIPVGKTGDCYDRYLVRVAEMRESNRIIKQCVDWLKANPGPVIVDNHKVAPPSRVSMKENMEELIHHFKLFTEGMHVPEGEAYAAVEHPKGEFGIYLISDGANKPYRLKIRPPGFVHLAAMDEMSKGYMLSDAVMVLSTLDIVFGDVDR; the protein is encoded by the coding sequence ATGGCAGAAATCAAGAACTACACCCTGAACTTCGGGCCGCAGCATCCCGCAGCGCACGGCGTGCTGCGCCTGGTGCTCGAGCTCGATGGTGAGGTCGTGCAACGTGCCGACCCGCACATCGGTCTGCTGCATCGCGCGACGGAAAAGCTGGCCGAGCACAAGACCTTCATCCAGGCGCTGCCCTACATGGACCGCCTGGATTACGTGTCCATGATGTGCAACGAGCACGCGTATTGCCTGGCCGTCGAAAAGCTGCTGGGCATCGAGGTGCCGATCCGGGCGCAGTACATCCGCGTGATGTTCTCCGAGATCACCCGCATCATGAACCACCTGATGTGGCTGGGTTCGAGCGGCAACGACGCGGGTTCGTCGACCGCGCTGATCTACACCTTCCGTGAGCGGGAAGACCTGTTCGACATGTACGAGGCCGTGTCCGGGGCCCGCATGCACGCGGCCTATTTCCGGCCCGGCGGCGTGTACCGCGATCTGCCGGAGACCATGCCGCAGTACAAGGCGAACAAGATCCGCAACGCCAAGGCCCTGGAGGCCCTGAACGATCTGCGCAAGGGCTCGCTGCTGGACTTCATCGACGACTTCACGCAGCGCTTTCCGGCCTGTGTGGACGAGTACGAAACCCTGCTGACCGACAACCGCATCTGGAAGCAGCGCAACGTGGGCATCGGCGTGATCGAGCCCGATCGCGCCATCAACCTGGGCCTGACCGGGCCCATGCTGCGCGGCTCCGGCGTTGCCTGGGATCTGCGCAAGAAGCAACCCTATGAAGTCTATGACCGCATGGATTTCGACATCCCGGTGGGCAAGACGGGCGACTGCTACGACCGTTACCTGGTGCGCGTGGCCGAGATGCGCGAGTCCAACCGCATCATCAAGCAGTGCGTGGACTGGCTCAAAGCCAACCCTGGTCCGGTCATCGTGGACAACCACAAGGTGGCGCCGCCATCGCGGGTGTCCATGAAGGAAAACATGGAAGAGCTGATCCACCACTTCAAGCTCTTCACCGAAGGCATGCACGTGCCGGAAGGCGAGGCCTACGCGGCCGTGGAACACCCCAAGGGCGAGTTCGGCATCTACCTGATCAGCGATGGTGCCAACAAGCCGTATCGCCTGAAGATTCGCCCGCCAGGTTTTGTGCACCTGGCTGCCATGGATGAAATGTCCAAGGGCTATATGTTGTCTGACGCGGTGATGGTGCTGAGCACCCTGGACATCGTGTTTGGAGACGTGGACCGATGA
- the nuoE gene encoding NADH-quinone oxidoreductase subunit NuoE — MITEATKARFAREVAKYPPEGIQSAVMACLSIVQQEYGWVSAESEKAVAEYLDIPPMAVHEVTTFYNMYNQHPVGKFKLNVCTNLPCQLRNGQHALEHLEKKLGIHAGETTADGLFTLQQCECLGACADAPVMLVNDRTMCSFMEDDKLDQLIDGLRQAEGQA; from the coding sequence ATGATCACCGAAGCAACCAAGGCCCGCTTTGCGCGCGAAGTGGCCAAATATCCGCCTGAAGGCATCCAATCGGCCGTGATGGCCTGTCTGAGCATCGTTCAGCAGGAGTATGGTTGGGTTTCCGCTGAGTCTGAAAAGGCTGTGGCGGAATACCTCGACATTCCGCCGATGGCCGTGCACGAAGTCACGACCTTCTACAACATGTACAACCAGCACCCGGTGGGCAAGTTCAAGCTCAACGTGTGCACCAACCTGCCGTGCCAGCTGCGCAATGGCCAGCACGCGCTCGAGCACCTCGAGAAGAAGCTGGGCATCCATGCCGGTGAAACCACGGCCGACGGCTTGTTCACGCTGCAGCAGTGTGAATGCCTGGGTGCCTGCGCCGACGCGCCCGTGATGTTGGTCAACGACCGCACCATGTGCAGCTTCATGGAAGACGACAAGCTCGATCAGCTGATCGACGGGCTGCGCCAGGCGGAGGGCCAAGCATGA
- the nuoF gene encoding NADH-quinone oxidoreductase subunit NuoF, translating to MNAQQVLSQFAASGVQTCFHDRHLGPQIYEGLNGSNWSIKDYEARGGYQALRKILGQDGGAGLTQDEVIATVKESGLRGRGGAGFPTGLKWSFMPRQFPGAKYLVCNSDEGEPGTCKDRDILMFNPHIVIEGMAIAAYAMGVKVAYNYIHGEIFEVYDRFEAALEEARAAGYLGDNILGSTFSFQLHAHHGFGAYICGEETALLESLEGKKGQPRFKPPFPASFGLYGKPTTINNTETFAAVPWIIRNGAKEYLEIGLPNAGGTKIFSVSGDVERPGNYEVPLGTPFAKLLELAGGVRAGRQLKAVIPGGSSAPVLPADIMMQTNMDYDSISKAGSMLGSGAVIVMDDSRCMVKSLLRLSYFYMHESCGQCTPCREGTGWLWRLVERIEKGEGRPSDMDLLDSVAGNIMGRTICALGDAAAMPVRGMLKHFRHEFEHHIEHKSCVVPAYV from the coding sequence ATGAACGCCCAGCAGGTTCTGTCGCAGTTTGCCGCTTCGGGCGTGCAAACCTGCTTCCACGATCGCCACCTCGGCCCGCAGATCTACGAGGGTCTGAATGGCAGCAACTGGTCGATCAAGGATTACGAGGCGCGTGGTGGCTACCAGGCGCTGCGCAAGATCCTGGGCCAGGACGGCGGTGCCGGTCTGACGCAGGACGAGGTCATTGCCACGGTCAAGGAGTCGGGCCTGCGCGGACGCGGTGGCGCCGGTTTCCCGACGGGCCTGAAGTGGAGCTTCATGCCCCGCCAGTTCCCGGGCGCCAAGTACCTGGTCTGCAATTCGGACGAGGGCGAGCCGGGCACCTGCAAGGACCGCGACATCCTGATGTTCAACCCCCACATCGTCATCGAAGGCATGGCCATCGCGGCCTACGCCATGGGGGTGAAGGTCGCCTACAACTACATCCATGGCGAAATCTTCGAGGTGTACGACCGCTTCGAAGCCGCCCTGGAAGAAGCGCGTGCCGCGGGTTACCTGGGGGACAACATCCTGGGCAGCACCTTCAGTTTTCAGCTGCATGCCCACCATGGTTTCGGCGCCTACATCTGTGGCGAGGAAACCGCCTTGCTGGAATCGCTGGAAGGCAAGAAGGGTCAACCCCGCTTCAAGCCGCCGTTCCCGGCCAGTTTTGGCCTGTACGGCAAGCCCACCACCATCAACAACACCGAGACCTTTGCCGCCGTGCCGTGGATCATCCGCAATGGCGCCAAGGAGTACCTCGAGATCGGTCTGCCCAACGCGGGCGGCACCAAGATCTTTTCCGTGTCCGGTGACGTCGAGCGTCCCGGCAATTACGAGGTGCCGTTGGGGACGCCGTTCGCCAAGCTGCTGGAGCTCGCCGGCGGCGTGCGCGCCGGGCGTCAGCTCAAGGCCGTGATTCCGGGTGGCTCGTCGGCGCCCGTGCTGCCGGCTGACATCATGATGCAGACCAACATGGACTACGACAGCATCTCCAAGGCAGGGTCCATGCTGGGTTCGGGTGCCGTCATCGTCATGGACGACTCGCGGTGCATGGTGAAGTCGCTGCTGCGCCTGTCTTACTTCTACATGCACGAGTCCTGTGGCCAATGCACTCCCTGCCGCGAGGGCACGGGCTGGCTGTGGCGCCTGGTCGAGCGCATCGAGAAGGGCGAAGGCCGGCCCAGTGACATGGACCTGCTCGATTCCGTCGCCGGCAACATCATGGGACGCACGATCTGTGCGCTGGGTGACGCAGCGGCCATGCCTGTCCGCGGCATGCTGAAACATTTCCGCCACGAGTTCGAGCACCACATCGAACACAAGTCGTGTGTGGTTCCTGCTTACGTCTGA